The region GCTCTCCCATTCACCGCGTCGTACTTCCGAGCATGCTTAAGCAAAACTCACGTTATTTAAGTAGAGGAATAATCCAAGCCGCGACAAGGCTCACCAAAATCGCAATTTCCAAGGCAATCATCGTCGTCATTGGTTGAAACCATTTTCTCCAAGCTCCCTGCTGGACACTCGACCACCACCTAGAAAGCTGCCCAGACCAAAGAGTCGGACTATCTTTCTCGCGAAACTCCCAAGTCAGCATTGAGAGCAACAATGGAGCCCCACCCACTTTGGCATTCATCAACAGGTGTAGAGCAATGGCACCGACCATTACCACCCACGAAATGAGATGAGCGTAGTACCAAGCATGGTTTAACTCCCCATCGGGTAGCCAGTTTTCATCCATCATCTTGCCGCTGAACACAGCAAAGGTTAATGCCAGCAGTGCCAGAGTATTTGTCACTCGATTGAGGTTATACCACCAGATGGGTTTGCCCACTTGAGTCAGTTTTCTCAAGGTATTGGGTTGTATCAATCGTTTTTGCCCCCGATGGAAGGCATAGATGATAAACGCCGGAAATATTAGTAATGTCCACAGCCCAAAAGTGCCATGGATGCCCTCAATGTCTGGGAAGGTGGGCAGGGGAATTTTGCCCCAGCGACCGTCGTAGGTGTCGTATGTCCAATAGGCGGTGAGAATAGCGGCCATGAGGAATAGCCCCACAGAGCCATGCAAAATACGCAGGAGAAGGGGTTGATAAGGGCGGGATAATGCCATCTTTTTAGTTGATTTTGTCTAAGGTTGAAGGATTTTAGATCTGCAAAAGGGTTGTGACTTAGGGGCTTTCCATCGCAGCGAGGATGCCAAAGCCGATAAATAAGACACCGCCTAATGCTGTGAGTAGACGCTCAGAAATACGTCCAGCGATGAGTTTGCCACAGACTACGGCGATCGCCGCGCAACTGACATGACCCAAAATTGCTCCTAATAACACGCCATAGGGATGCTGGGCAGATGCCATGGTGACGGTTGCAATCTGTGTGCGATCGCCCCATTCGGCAACAAAAGTGAGGGTAAATGCTTCCAACATAATGGATCTAGCAGACCAGATAACAATGTTTCGTTCACGCTGTTCGACTGCCTCTAGAGCCTCCGCCTGTTCACCGTCCATGGTTGCTTGGCCAGATAGGCGACTGGCATCATAGAGCAGTTTTAGCCCAAAACCAATAAACAACGCGACAGCAATGCCCCTGACGTAATGCTGCGGGAAAAAAGTCATGATTTGCCCAATCCAGACCGAGAGCAAAGTCATGCTCGTCAGAGCCGCCGCCGCCCCAATAAACACCCACTTTCGGGGGTGACGCATGGCTAAGATTGCCCCAATAAAAAAGCTTTTATCCCCGATTTCCGACAGGGTGATCAGTAACAACCCAGAGGTAAATCCTGTTAAAAAGTTCATGCTCTACTCCAATTTGAGATGGATTAAGTAGGCATGACGGATATCTAGAAAGACCCCACCAAGCCCACTTTTTCCGTGGACTTAGTGAAGGTCTCGCTGACAAATCAGAAAAACTAATTTGCTATCGGCACCAGGCTCATCACCAGTATGTTGACGCCGATAACGGGCGATCAATCGCCCAAGCTACTCCCCTTCATTGATTTAGAAGCACCATGATTTTCGGTGAATGTCAAAGCAAAATGATCGCCATCAATCCCCGACTCAGGCGATCGCCGCTTTCCTATTCCAATCCCTATTTCCTGTCAGCCAACAAACTGGATAAGATAAAGAGCAACGGCGATCGCCACCTTTTTTACCTGAACCCCAGAAGTTATGACCATGCGCATCAAGGAAATCCTAAAATCTGCTGAAATCCAGTCCACCGTTACCATCGAAGGCTGGGTCAAAACAAAGCGGGAACTAAAAGCGTTTTCCTTTATCGAGATTAGCGATGGCTCCACCATGGACGGCATACAGGTGATCATCGACAAAGATTTAGCCGACTACGACAACATCATCAAACAGCTCAACACAGGTGCATCGGTCACAGCAGAAGGATTAGTGGTCGAATCACCGGGAAAAGGCCAACGTATCGAAGTGCAAGCCTCCGCAATTACTGTGCACGGCGAAGCAGATCCTGAAACTTATCCCCTCCAGAAAAAACGCCATAGCTTTGAATTTTTGCGGACAATCGGTCATCTTCGGGGCAAAACCAATACCCTCGGCGCGGTAATGCGGGTGCGTAACGCTTGTGCCACAGCCATTCATCAATTTTTCCAAGAAAAAGGCTTTATTTGGGCGCACACACCGATTATTACAGCGAGTGATTGTGAAGGAGCTGGCGAAATGTTTGCGGTCACGAATTTTGATATTGCCAACCCAAAACGTGACAAAGCTGGGGCAATTAATTACGCCGAAGACTTTTTCGGTCGTCCGGCCTATTTAACGGTGAGTGGTCAGCTCGAAGCCGAAGTGATGGCGATGTCTTTTAAAAATGTCTATACTTTTGGCCCCACTTTCCGCGCCGAGAATTCCAATACCTCCCGTCACCTCGCAGAATTTTGGATGGTGGAACCGGAGATGGCTTTTTGCGATATTATTGGCGACCAAGATTTGGCGGAAGAATTTCTCAAGTACATCTTTAAATATGTGCTGGAAACTTGCCCAGAAGACATGGAATTTTTCAATAAGCGTATCGACAAAACTGTTCTTGAAACCGCCAACAATATTATCGATAACGAGTTTGAGCGCATTACCTATACCGAGGCGATCGCCCTACTAGAAAAAAGCTCTAAAAAATTTGAATTTCCCGTGGCATGGGGTATCGATATGCAGTCCGAACACGAACGTTATTTAGCAGAAGAATTATTCAAAAAGCCCCTAATTGTCACCAACTATCCCAAAGAAATTAAAGCCTTTTATATGCGTCTAAACGACGACGAAAAAACCGTTGCCGCCATGGATGTTTTAGTCCCAAAAATTGGTGAACTCATTGGCGGTTCCCAGCGGGAAGAACGACTAGACGTACTCGAACGCCGCATCAAAGCAATGAATATCGAAGCCGATGACCTCTGGTGGTATCTCGATTTACGTCGCTTTGGCACAGTGCCCCATGCAGGCTTTGGTTTAGGCTTCGAGCGACTGGTGCAATTTATGACGGGCATGGCAAATATCCGCGATGTGATTCCCTTTCCCCGCACACCTCTCAATGCAGAATTCTAAACATCATGTTCGATAAGCAACGCCGGAAAATTTTGATCGTAACAAAAACATACCCATCTATCAGTACAAAATATAAAGAGACAGTCTGTACTGCTGGAATGCTATTAGATGACGAAGAGAAACCTCTAGGTTGGATAAGAATTTACCCTATCCGCTTTCGAAAACTAGATTTTGATAAACGATATCCTCGTTGGTCAATTATTAGTGCCGAAATTTGGCGTGATGAAAGAGATAGCCGAAAAGAGAGTCATAAAATCGAAGATCAATCTATTCAGTTAATTCGAAAAATTGACACACAAGATGCATGGCAAGAGAGAAAGAGCTTTATTCTGCCTTTTCTTGACCAATCTATTAAACAAATCCAATCTGAAAACAGATCTTTAGGACTACTTAAACCTAAGCAAATTAAGAAGTTTTACATTAAAGAAACAACAAGGGCTTGGAGTGAAAGACAACAAGGAGTACTGGATCA is a window of [Limnothrix rosea] IAM M-220 DNA encoding:
- a CDS encoding TMEM165/GDT1 family protein; its protein translation is MNFLTGFTSGLLLITLSEIGDKSFFIGAILAMRHPRKWVFIGAAAALTSMTLLSVWIGQIMTFFPQHYVRGIAVALFIGFGLKLLYDASRLSGQATMDGEQAEALEAVEQRERNIVIWSARSIMLEAFTLTFVAEWGDRTQIATVTMASAQHPYGVLLGAILGHVSCAAIAVVCGKLIAGRISERLLTALGGVLFIGFGILAAMESP
- a CDS encoding cytochrome b/b6 domain-containing protein → MALSRPYQPLLLRILHGSVGLFLMAAILTAYWTYDTYDGRWGKIPLPTFPDIEGIHGTFGLWTLLIFPAFIIYAFHRGQKRLIQPNTLRKLTQVGKPIWWYNLNRVTNTLALLALTFAVFSGKMMDENWLPDGELNHAWYYAHLISWVVMVGAIALHLLMNAKVGGAPLLLSMLTWEFREKDSPTLWSGQLSRWWSSVQQGAWRKWFQPMTTMIALEIAILVSLVAAWIIPLLK
- the asnS gene encoding asparagine--tRNA ligase, with the protein product MTMRIKEILKSAEIQSTVTIEGWVKTKRELKAFSFIEISDGSTMDGIQVIIDKDLADYDNIIKQLNTGASVTAEGLVVESPGKGQRIEVQASAITVHGEADPETYPLQKKRHSFEFLRTIGHLRGKTNTLGAVMRVRNACATAIHQFFQEKGFIWAHTPIITASDCEGAGEMFAVTNFDIANPKRDKAGAINYAEDFFGRPAYLTVSGQLEAEVMAMSFKNVYTFGPTFRAENSNTSRHLAEFWMVEPEMAFCDIIGDQDLAEEFLKYIFKYVLETCPEDMEFFNKRIDKTVLETANNIIDNEFERITYTEAIALLEKSSKKFEFPVAWGIDMQSEHERYLAEELFKKPLIVTNYPKEIKAFYMRLNDDEKTVAAMDVLVPKIGELIGGSQREERLDVLERRIKAMNIEADDLWWYLDLRRFGTVPHAGFGLGFERLVQFMTGMANIRDVIPFPRTPLNAEF